In one Nicotiana sylvestris chromosome 8, ASM39365v2, whole genome shotgun sequence genomic region, the following are encoded:
- the LOC104233126 gene encoding putative F-box/kelch-repeat protein At1g15680 produces the protein MELYVHNIKGEKFDNPIEGKFTKPKLKIFFKNEYLPNWFLEEIFLRLPVKCVFRYKCVSKQWLSLISAPSFVSLYISRASLLPQQTPIWTILANTLSVNNGVNYFAQSYLPDLLSDNRLHPRFCTIHFPYVGCPEDERYAIVAVSDGLVLYDRGGSDYRIYNAITGDCIALPPPSMSFERVSTGFITESEGGSLRSFKVVRFDCQFGESYILKFEIFLSETGSWRSIVFHNDVPIEVVSLRRPVSLNGNLHWIDRRLGIMAFDPSNDLNQCRVIELHDDIDKQCNDARNNGSPTLCDVHQGRLRYIEVSLVPSYPFGFSGFSVWVLDDYDSSNWSLQHRVKIRDIVFDDISMSKALTGLIPTPIAFHPLDANILYLGFGDAVVSYNMKTLKLDVVAVTAAQQNSWPKAGTVPASPFSRLCLGDPDDVPVMIQRLLPCWSSAFLFMLPAWPISLPIDYKGLKK, from the coding sequence ATGGAACTTTATGTTCATAACATAAAGGGAGAAAAATTTGACAACCCCATTGAAGGGAAATTTACAAAACCTAAATTAAAGATTTTTTTCAAgaatgaataccttcctaattggTTCTTGGAAGAAATTTTCTTAAGATTGCCTGTAAAATGTGTTTTTAGGTACAAATGTGTTTCAAAACAATGGCTTTCTTTAATTTCTGCACCTTCTTTTGTATCTCTTTATATTTCTAGAGCTTCTTTGTTGCCCCAACAAACACCTATTTGGACCATTCTTGCTAACACTTTGAGTGTTAATAATGGTGTTAACTATTTTGCTCAGTCATACTTGCCTGATTTGTTGTCTGATAATCGGTTACATCCGAGATTCTGTACTATTCATTTTCCTTATGTTGGTTGTCCTGAAGATGAAAGATATGCTATTGTAGCAGTCAGTGATGGGCTAGTTTTGTATGATCGAGGTGGAAGTGATTATCGCATTTACAATGCTATTACAGGGGATTGTATTGCGCTTCCTCCACCTTCGATGAGTTTTGAGCGTGTTAGTACTGGTTTTATAACGGAATCTGAAGGGGGGTCTCTGAGAAGTTTTAAAGTGGTGAGATTTGATTGTCAGTTTGGCGAGTCGTATATACTCAAGTTTGAGATATTCTTGTCTGAGACTGGAAGTTGGAGAAGTATTGTTTTTCATAATGATGTACCAATTGAAGTTGTGTCCCTCAGGAGGCCTGTTTCTTTGAATGGGAACCTACATTGGATTGATCGTCGCCTTGGTATTATGGCGTTCGATCCGTCCAATGACTTGAATCAATGTCGCGTAATTGAACTTCATGATGATATTGATAAGCAATGTAATGATGCTAGAAATAATGGAAGTCCTACTTTGTGTGATGTTCATCAGGGTCGCTTGAGGTATATCGAGGTGTCTCTTGTTCCCTCATATCCCTTTGGATTTTCAGGCTTTTCTGTTTGGGTTCTTGACGATTATGACTCTTCAAATTGGAGTCTGCAACACAGGGTGAAGATCCGTGACATCGTGTTTGATGATATTTCAATGAGCAAAGCGTTAACTGGGCTCATTCCTACTCCAATCGCCTTCCATCCGCTTGATGCCAACATCTTATACCTTGGTTTCGGGGATGCTGTTGTTTCATATAACATGAAGACATTGAAGTTGGATGTCGTTGCTGTAACAGCGGCTCAACAAAATTCGTGGCCTAAAGCCGGTACTGTACCGGCTTCACCGTTCAGTCGACTCTGCCTTGGTGATCCAGATGATGTTCCAGTTATGATTCAAAGATTATTGCCTTGTTGGTCATCAGCATTCTTGTTCATGCTTCCTGCATGGCCAATTTCTCTTCCTATTGATTACAAAGGACTGAAGAAGTAA